A genomic region of Paenibacillus sp. PL2-23 contains the following coding sequences:
- the nusA gene encoding transcription termination factor NusA, with the protein MSMDFIEALQEIEREKGIAKDVLLEAIEAALISSYKRNFNTAQNVRVDINRHNGVIKVYARKTVVDEVLDPRLEISVEASREINPHYQLDDVAEIEVTPRDFGRIAAQTAKQVVTQRIREAERGLIYNAFIDKEEDIVNGIVQRQDVRNLFVDLGKVEAVLPLTELMPTDKFKHGDRVKSFITKVENTTKGPQIIMSRTHPGLLKRLFELEVPEIYDGVVEIRSVAREAGFRSKIAVHSRNDEVDPVGSCVGQKGLRVQTIVNELKGEKIDIVRWSESVEEYVANALSPSKVLEVIVFEQEKMARVIVPDYQLSLAIGIKGQNARLAAKLTGWKIDIKSETQAEQEYGRPKSNAGTMHQDSVSID; encoded by the coding sequence ATGAGTATGGATTTTATTGAAGCTCTGCAGGAAATCGAGAGAGAGAAAGGAATCGCCAAGGATGTGCTGCTCGAGGCGATTGAAGCCGCGCTTATTTCCAGCTACAAACGCAATTTCAACACAGCTCAGAACGTAAGGGTCGATATTAACCGCCATAACGGCGTTATTAAAGTATATGCCCGCAAAACCGTCGTGGACGAGGTGCTTGATCCTCGCCTTGAAATTTCGGTGGAGGCGTCTCGCGAGATCAACCCGCATTACCAGCTCGACGATGTGGCGGAGATTGAGGTTACGCCAAGAGATTTCGGACGTATCGCCGCTCAGACGGCCAAGCAGGTCGTGACGCAGCGAATTCGCGAAGCGGAGCGCGGACTTATCTATAACGCCTTTATCGACAAGGAAGAGGATATCGTCAACGGTATTGTGCAGCGCCAGGATGTGCGCAATCTATTTGTTGATCTGGGCAAGGTGGAGGCGGTGCTTCCGCTGACGGAGCTTATGCCGACGGATAAATTCAAGCATGGCGATCGCGTCAAATCCTTTATAACAAAGGTTGAGAACACGACTAAGGGACCTCAAATCATCATGTCCAGAACTCATCCTGGTCTTCTGAAGCGTCTGTTCGAGCTTGAGGTGCCCGAGATTTATGACGGCGTCGTCGAGATTCGTTCTGTTGCACGCGAAGCGGGCTTCCGCTCCAAGATTGCCGTGCATTCCCGCAATGACGAGGTGGATCCGGTAGGCTCCTGCGTTGGTCAGAAGGGTCTGCGCGTACAGACAATCGTGAACGAGCTGAAAGGCGAGAAGATCGATATCGTCCGCTGGTCCGAGAGTGTGGAGGAGTACGTGGCGAACGCGCTCAGCCCATCCAAGGTGCTGGAGGTTATCGTCTTCGAGCAGGAGAAGATGGCGCGAGTGATCGTGCCGGATTATCAGCTCTCTCTGGCGATCGGCATCAAGGGTCAGAATGCAAGACTGGCCGCTAAGCTAACAGGCTGGAAAATCGATATTAAGAGCGAGACGCAGGCGGAGCAGGAATATGGCCGGCCGAAGTCTAATGCGGGAACGATGCACCAGGATTCCGTATCTATCGACTAA
- the rimP gene encoding ribosome maturation factor RimP, giving the protein MSTSTIKSAVEAMILSFLNDNGFELVDIEYIKEGSNWFLRIFVDKEGGIDIDECGRISEYVSEQLDKNDPISGAYFLEVSSPGAERPLKKPEDVRKAVGKYVLFTTYEPVDGAKEFEGHLVSFDGDTVVVKTGKKEHNIPYAKVASARLAIQF; this is encoded by the coding sequence TTGAGCACATCCACTATCAAATCCGCTGTTGAGGCTATGATTCTGTCGTTCCTCAACGATAATGGCTTTGAGCTGGTCGACATTGAATATATCAAGGAAGGCAGCAACTGGTTTCTTCGCATTTTTGTAGATAAGGAAGGCGGCATCGATATCGACGAATGCGGGCGCATCAGCGAATATGTGAGCGAGCAGCTTGACAAAAACGATCCCATATCCGGCGCGTATTTTCTTGAAGTGTCGTCCCCAGGCGCGGAACGCCCCCTGAAGAAGCCGGAGGATGTCCGCAAGGCTGTCGGCAAATATGTTCTATTTACTACCTACGAGCCGGTGGACGGGGCTAAGGAATTCGAAGGCCATCTCGTGTCGTTCGACGGCGATACCGTTGTTGTGAAGACGGGCAAGAAGGAGCACAACATCCCTTACGCGAAGGTCGCAAGCGCCAGACTCGCCATTCAATTCTAA